Proteins from a single region of Mumia flava:
- a CDS encoding ATP-dependent DNA helicase, with protein MTKPLLRDTTDLCRVLDIPFSSEQLEAITAPVDRPSAIIAGAGSGKTTVMAARVVWLVGHEGIDPGAVLGLTFTRKAASELGHRVRGALSRLADESGVRGLMDEGGEPVVSTYHAYAGDLISEYGLLHGHEPDVRISTDASRFQRAYRAIASYPGPLAYASTSLPDLVADVLALDGQMAEHLVTAADVRSFDRQLRDDVERTTAEIRRVRLHDEIVAAAHRRDELVALVERYRAAKNDAGVVDFSDQMERAARLALGCPEVSQSQRDRFAVVLLDEYQDTSVAQRDLLQALFSGSTVADGRGHPVTAVGDPCQGIYGWRGAAASNLQSFLGDFPAATASTEQASAAPACRESLAHPLHLQVNRRSRAEILDVANRLARPFYAANTDVRPLAAAPDSDGGVVRAALHRTVEDEVGWVADEVVAARSEVRRQGAGWSEIAILVRTRTEIPALVAALRERAVPVEVVGLSGLLSQPEVGDVLAAMRVVADQTANADLLRLLTGPRWRIGPRDLALLGTRARRLAGRLDVERTTTLVEELERSVAGIDPTEIVSLADAVDSPDDPHDRLGYSEEARRRFAEVSTTLRGLRRRAGGSPVELVRHTISALGVDLELIATGGAAAQVARDNLAALIDAVADFVAAEPAASLTAVLAYLDAEERYNGGMEVAAPSEADAVKILTVHTAKGLEWDVVFVPFLSEGVFPSDRARSAWPRSARTLPHDLRGDSHDLPALESLDRAGHAAFATAMREDALLEEIRLGYVALTRARHLLVTSGHHWGRRRTVHGPSPFLQTITDWLREQAGEPELWVPAPEDGEDNPLRAARAAFAWPAPLDAEAVGSRREAARRVRAWMSARAPGDTDADSKEPDLVPASVTPPTDADVEPSHAADDAEQRELRRLSELDVEIAHLLAEARAGTSEFQEVPVPARLSTTALMAMNADPDGYARTLARPLPRPPAPAARFGTRFHAWVEARFGQQVLLADDDLPGRDDLDIADDVELAEVVRAFESGPLADRVPHVVEAAFTIRLAGQTISGRIDAVYRTDDGWEVVDWKTSRSAQADPLQLAVYRLAWAEMHGVPLEQVRAAFCFVRLGELVYHHDLPGRGDLERIASGAGVGSAS; from the coding sequence GTGACGAAGCCCCTGCTCCGCGACACCACCGATCTGTGCCGTGTGCTCGACATCCCGTTCTCGTCCGAGCAGCTCGAGGCGATCACCGCGCCCGTCGATCGTCCGTCGGCGATCATCGCCGGCGCCGGCTCCGGCAAGACGACCGTGATGGCAGCCAGGGTGGTGTGGCTGGTCGGTCACGAGGGGATCGACCCCGGTGCGGTCCTCGGGCTGACCTTCACCCGCAAGGCCGCGAGCGAGCTCGGTCACCGGGTGCGTGGAGCGCTGAGTCGGCTCGCCGACGAGTCGGGGGTGCGCGGTCTGATGGACGAGGGCGGCGAGCCGGTGGTCTCCACCTACCACGCGTACGCCGGGGACCTGATCTCCGAGTACGGCCTCCTGCACGGACACGAGCCGGACGTCCGGATCAGCACCGACGCATCCCGGTTCCAGCGCGCCTACCGCGCGATCGCGAGCTACCCGGGCCCGCTCGCGTACGCATCGACGTCGCTGCCCGACCTCGTGGCGGACGTTCTCGCGCTGGACGGGCAGATGGCCGAGCACCTCGTGACGGCGGCGGACGTGCGGTCCTTCGACCGGCAGCTCCGCGACGACGTCGAGCGGACGACCGCCGAGATCCGACGGGTCAGGCTGCACGACGAGATCGTCGCGGCCGCCCACCGACGCGACGAGCTGGTCGCGCTGGTCGAGCGCTACCGCGCCGCCAAGAACGACGCCGGTGTCGTCGACTTCTCCGACCAGATGGAGCGGGCCGCGCGGCTGGCGCTCGGCTGCCCCGAGGTGTCGCAGAGCCAGCGCGACCGGTTCGCGGTCGTGCTGCTGGACGAGTACCAGGACACGTCGGTGGCCCAGCGCGATCTTCTCCAAGCGCTGTTCTCCGGATCCACCGTCGCGGACGGTCGTGGTCACCCGGTGACCGCGGTCGGCGACCCCTGCCAGGGGATCTACGGCTGGCGCGGCGCGGCGGCGAGCAACCTCCAGTCCTTCCTCGGCGACTTCCCGGCCGCCACGGCCTCGACCGAGCAGGCGTCAGCCGCTCCTGCCTGCCGCGAGTCCCTCGCCCACCCGCTGCACCTCCAGGTCAACCGCCGCAGCCGCGCGGAGATCCTCGACGTCGCCAACCGCCTCGCCCGCCCGTTCTACGCAGCGAACACCGACGTCCGCCCGTTGGCCGCTGCGCCCGACAGCGACGGCGGGGTCGTCCGCGCCGCGCTGCACCGGACGGTGGAGGACGAGGTCGGCTGGGTGGCCGACGAGGTGGTGGCCGCGCGGTCGGAGGTGCGACGGCAGGGTGCCGGCTGGTCGGAGATCGCGATCCTCGTCCGGACGCGCACCGAGATTCCGGCCCTGGTCGCGGCGCTCCGCGAGCGTGCGGTCCCGGTCGAGGTCGTCGGGCTGTCTGGGCTGCTGTCCCAGCCGGAGGTCGGTGACGTGCTGGCGGCGATGCGCGTCGTCGCGGACCAGACCGCCAACGCCGACCTCCTGCGGCTGCTCACCGGCCCGCGCTGGCGGATCGGGCCGCGCGACCTCGCCCTGCTCGGCACCCGGGCGCGCCGCCTCGCCGGGCGCCTCGACGTCGAACGCACGACGACGCTCGTCGAGGAGCTCGAACGCTCGGTGGCCGGCATCGACCCGACCGAGATCGTGTCGCTCGCCGACGCCGTCGACAGTCCCGACGACCCGCACGACCGGCTCGGCTACTCCGAGGAGGCACGGCGCCGGTTCGCCGAGGTCTCGACCACGCTGCGTGGTCTGCGGCGACGCGCGGGTGGTTCCCCGGTGGAGCTGGTCCGGCACACGATCTCGGCGCTCGGTGTCGACCTCGAGCTGATCGCGACGGGCGGCGCTGCGGCTCAGGTTGCCCGTGACAACCTCGCCGCGCTGATCGACGCGGTCGCCGACTTCGTCGCGGCCGAGCCCGCGGCGAGCCTGACCGCCGTCCTGGCCTACCTGGACGCCGAGGAGCGCTACAACGGCGGCATGGAGGTCGCGGCGCCGTCCGAGGCCGACGCCGTCAAGATCCTCACCGTCCACACGGCGAAGGGACTGGAGTGGGACGTCGTGTTCGTGCCCTTCCTGAGCGAGGGCGTCTTCCCCAGCGACCGAGCACGCTCGGCATGGCCGCGCAGCGCGAGGACGCTTCCTCACGACCTGCGCGGCGACTCCCACGACCTGCCCGCACTGGAGAGCCTCGACCGTGCCGGTCACGCTGCGTTCGCCACCGCGATGCGAGAGGACGCGCTGCTCGAGGAGATCCGGCTCGGCTACGTCGCGCTCACCCGCGCGCGGCACCTGCTCGTCACGAGCGGCCACCACTGGGGTCGCCGCCGGACGGTCCACGGGCCTTCGCCGTTCCTGCAGACGATCACGGACTGGCTGCGTGAGCAGGCGGGCGAGCCCGAGCTCTGGGTGCCGGCTCCCGAGGACGGCGAAGACAATCCCCTGCGCGCAGCACGGGCGGCGTTCGCGTGGCCGGCGCCCCTCGACGCCGAGGCCGTCGGATCGCGTCGGGAGGCTGCGCGGCGCGTGCGTGCCTGGATGTCTGCGCGGGCGCCGGGGGACACCGACGCCGACTCGAAGGAGCCCGACCTCGTGCCCGCCTCGGTGACACCCCCGACCGACGCCGACGTCGAGCCCTCCCATGCAGCCGACGACGCCGAGCAACGCGAGCTGCGTCGTCTGTCCGAGCTCGATGTCGAGATCGCTCACCTGCTCGCCGAGGCGAGGGCGGGGACCTCGGAGTTCCAGGAGGTCCCGGTTCCTGCGCGCCTGTCGACGACGGCGCTGATGGCGATGAACGCCGACCCGGACGGGTACGCCCGGACGCTCGCGCGCCCGCTTCCCCGGCCGCCCGCGCCGGCGGCCCGGTTCGGCACGCGGTTCCATGCGTGGGTCGAGGCGCGGTTCGGTCAGCAGGTGCTGCTCGCCGACGACGACCTCCCCGGCCGCGACGATCTCGACATCGCCGACGACGTGGAGCTCGCCGAGGTCGTGCGTGCGTTCGAGAGCGGGCCGCTGGCCGACCGCGTCCCGCACGTCGTCGAGGCCGCGTTCACGATCCGGCTCGCCGGTCAGACGATCAGCGGTCGCATCGACGCCGTCTACCGCACCGACGACGGATGGGAGGTCGTCGACTGGAAGACGAGCCGCTCCGCGCAGGCCGACCCGCTCCAGCTCGCCGTCTACCGCCTCGCCTGGGCAGAGATGCACGGCGTCCCGCTCGAGCAGGTTCGAGCTGCG
- a CDS encoding ATP-dependent helicase: protein MTPRYVLSPPSERAERPELDEHQQAVVDHPGGPLLVLAGPGTGKTTTLVESVVDRIERRGVPPEQVLVLTFSRRAADEMRQRIAARLERTVATPLATTFHSFCYGLVRELQDPKDYAEPMQLLSAAEADHRVRELLEGAADGVRHPWPARLLPALRTHGFAVELQRLAGRARALGLDPVDLATTGSATGRTDWVAAAHFFEEYLDVLDAQNMLDYAELVHRARLAVEDHRGELAERFSYVVVDEFQDTDPAQVALLEALCGGGRDLVAVGDPDQSIYAFRGAEVRGVWEFPGRFAAADGRPAPVRALRRTRRFGPRLLAASKRVADRIGLGTLPLEARGFRDTVPTPAAHLRAGDDELWLATFTDPAAEAEHVAQLLRRAHLEEGTPWDEMAVLVRGGAAMGRLHRALVAAGVPVEVAGSEVPLRAEPAVGGLLAALELAVTLAEEARPDPEAVEALLTGPLGHLDGADLRVLCRELRRRDAFGDDGERRPPRPSTELLVDALVEPGVLAGLRGGRVDDVARRARRVADLVRRCATLVAQHASPEVVLWTLWRGTAWERRLLDATAAGGEAAAAAHRDLDAVVALFALAARSEETQRRRRVGAFLDEVRHHEVPADSLPERGRRGSVVSLLTAHRAKGLEWPLVVVAGVQEGVWPDVRHRGSLLAAERLGGLEHGAELRGPTSHVELLAEERRLFYVAITRARQRLVVTAVESIDPEGDQPSPFLDDLRPLASRAPAHPVRRPDRPLSLRGVVGELRRLAQEGATAAVRDGAARRLAELVESGVDAAAGADPATWWGLREPTESDAQVRPAGDPIVLSGSTLDGIVSCPLSWFLGHEARGETTSTTAQGFGLLVHALAADVVRGESAADPAALDATLDAVWDRLSFAAGWVSAREREEARTAIRRFALWHHAQQEASARRPIAAEHEFRVRLAVGDERVVLRGSMDRVEVDAAGLVHVVDFKTGRSPVSGAELAEHAQLGVYQLAVEHGAADELLGGPADDAGEVAGDPTDAEAAAFSGGAELVQLRVPASTRDLEHPKVQPQDAPHPDEPFFALELLERAVRTVREEEFVATPSERACRFCTFRRSCPAKVEGTTVLSSGGGATGRRGGTAGPGTGADGAEEATA, encoded by the coding sequence ATGACCCCGCGGTACGTGCTCTCGCCCCCCTCGGAGCGTGCGGAGCGGCCGGAGCTCGACGAGCACCAGCAGGCGGTCGTCGATCACCCCGGGGGTCCGCTGCTCGTCCTGGCGGGGCCCGGCACCGGCAAGACCACGACGCTGGTGGAGTCGGTCGTCGACCGGATCGAGCGGCGGGGAGTCCCGCCGGAGCAGGTCCTGGTGCTCACGTTCAGCCGTCGCGCGGCCGACGAGATGCGGCAGCGGATCGCCGCACGGCTCGAGCGGACGGTCGCGACGCCGTTGGCGACCACGTTCCACTCGTTCTGCTACGGACTCGTGCGCGAGCTCCAGGACCCGAAGGACTACGCCGAGCCGATGCAGCTGCTGTCAGCTGCCGAGGCCGACCACCGGGTCCGCGAGCTGCTCGAGGGCGCGGCCGACGGAGTCCGCCACCCGTGGCCCGCGCGGCTGCTCCCGGCCTTGCGCACCCACGGCTTCGCCGTCGAGCTCCAGCGGCTGGCCGGCCGGGCCCGCGCCCTGGGTCTCGACCCGGTCGATCTCGCCACCACGGGCTCCGCGACGGGCCGTACGGACTGGGTCGCCGCAGCCCACTTCTTCGAGGAGTACCTCGACGTCCTCGACGCCCAGAACATGCTGGACTACGCCGAGCTCGTGCACCGTGCCCGGCTGGCGGTGGAGGATCACCGAGGCGAGCTGGCCGAGCGCTTCTCGTACGTCGTGGTCGACGAGTTCCAGGACACCGACCCGGCACAGGTCGCGCTGCTGGAGGCCCTCTGCGGGGGTGGCCGCGACCTCGTGGCGGTCGGTGATCCCGACCAGTCGATCTACGCGTTCCGTGGCGCCGAGGTCCGTGGGGTCTGGGAGTTCCCCGGGCGGTTCGCGGCCGCGGACGGTCGGCCGGCGCCGGTGCGGGCTCTCCGCCGCACGCGCCGGTTCGGGCCGCGCCTGCTCGCGGCGTCCAAGCGGGTCGCCGACAGGATCGGGCTCGGCACCCTGCCGCTCGAGGCCCGCGGGTTCCGCGACACGGTGCCGACCCCGGCCGCGCACCTCCGCGCAGGGGACGACGAGCTGTGGCTGGCGACGTTCACCGACCCGGCGGCCGAGGCCGAGCACGTCGCGCAGCTCCTGCGGCGCGCGCACCTCGAGGAGGGGACGCCGTGGGACGAGATGGCGGTCCTGGTCCGCGGCGGCGCCGCGATGGGACGTCTCCACCGTGCCCTGGTCGCAGCGGGCGTTCCGGTCGAGGTCGCCGGGTCGGAGGTGCCCCTCCGTGCTGAGCCCGCGGTCGGCGGGCTGCTCGCCGCGCTCGAGCTGGCCGTCACGCTGGCTGAGGAAGCCCGGCCCGACCCCGAGGCGGTCGAGGCTCTGCTGACCGGTCCGCTCGGCCACCTCGACGGCGCCGACCTCCGGGTGCTGTGCCGGGAGCTCAGACGGCGGGACGCGTTCGGCGACGACGGCGAGCGCCGTCCGCCCCGGCCGTCGACCGAGCTGCTCGTCGACGCCCTCGTCGAGCCCGGCGTCCTCGCGGGCCTGCGCGGCGGCAGGGTCGACGACGTCGCCCGTCGCGCACGCCGGGTAGCGGACCTGGTCCGTCGCTGCGCGACGCTGGTCGCCCAGCACGCCTCGCCCGAGGTCGTGCTGTGGACGCTGTGGCGTGGGACCGCGTGGGAGCGTCGTCTGCTCGACGCCACCGCGGCCGGCGGCGAGGCGGCCGCTGCGGCCCATCGCGACCTCGACGCGGTCGTCGCCCTGTTCGCGCTGGCCGCGCGGTCCGAGGAGACCCAGCGCCGCCGCCGCGTCGGTGCGTTCCTGGACGAGGTCCGTCACCACGAGGTCCCTGCTGACTCGCTGCCCGAGCGCGGCCGCCGCGGCTCCGTGGTGAGCCTCCTCACAGCACACCGCGCGAAGGGTCTCGAGTGGCCCCTCGTGGTCGTCGCCGGGGTGCAGGAGGGCGTCTGGCCGGACGTGCGGCACCGCGGGAGTCTCCTCGCCGCCGAGCGGTTGGGAGGGCTCGAGCACGGCGCCGAGCTGCGAGGGCCGACGAGTCACGTGGAGCTGTTGGCGGAGGAGCGCCGCCTGTTCTACGTCGCGATCACCCGCGCGCGACAGCGGCTCGTCGTGACGGCCGTCGAGAGCATCGATCCCGAGGGCGACCAACCGTCTCCGTTCCTCGACGACCTGCGCCCGCTCGCGTCCCGCGCGCCGGCACACCCCGTGCGCCGCCCGGATCGCCCGCTCTCCTTGCGTGGGGTGGTCGGGGAGCTCCGTCGCCTCGCGCAGGAGGGTGCGACCGCGGCAGTCCGTGACGGCGCGGCTCGGCGTCTCGCCGAGCTCGTCGAGAGCGGTGTCGACGCGGCGGCAGGGGCTGACCCCGCGACCTGGTGGGGACTGCGCGAGCCGACCGAGAGCGACGCCCAGGTCCGTCCGGCCGGTGACCCGATCGTGCTCTCCGGCAGCACGTTGGACGGCATCGTCTCGTGCCCGCTGTCCTGGTTCCTGGGGCACGAGGCCCGCGGTGAGACCACGAGCACGACCGCCCAGGGGTTCGGGCTGCTCGTCCACGCCCTGGCGGCCGACGTGGTCCGAGGGGAGTCGGCAGCGGACCCGGCCGCACTGGACGCGACCTTGGATGCGGTCTGGGACCGGTTGTCGTTCGCCGCCGGGTGGGTCTCGGCTCGCGAGCGCGAGGAGGCGCGGACGGCGATCCGTCGTTTCGCGCTCTGGCACCATGCCCAGCAGGAGGCCTCCGCTCGCCGCCCGATCGCGGCCGAGCACGAGTTCCGGGTCCGGTTGGCCGTGGGCGACGAGCGGGTCGTGCTGCGCGGGTCGATGGACCGCGTGGAGGTGGACGCGGCCGGGCTGGTGCACGTCGTCGACTTCAAGACCGGCCGTTCTCCCGTGAGCGGGGCCGAGCTCGCCGAGCACGCGCAGCTCGGCGTCTACCAGCTGGCGGTCGAGCACGGCGCCGCCGACGAGCTGCTCGGTGGTCCTGCCGACGACGCCGGGGAGGTGGCGGGAGACCCCACCGACGCCGAGGCCGCTGCGTTCAGCGGAGGTGCGGAGCTCGTCCAGCTGCGGGTCCCGGCATCGACCCGCGACCTCGAGCACCCGAAGGTGCAGCCGCAGGATGCGCCTCACCCCGACGAGCCGTTCTTCGCGCTCGAGCTCCTCGAACGTGCCGTCCGTACGGTCCGCGAGGAGGAGTTCGTGGCGACGCCGAGCGAGCGAGCCTGCCGGTTCTGCACGTTCAGGCGATCCTGTCCGGCGAAGGTCGAGGGCACGACGGTCCTGTCGTCCGGAGGCGGTGCGACCGGCCGTCGGGGCGGTACGGCCGGTCCGGGCACCGGTGCCGACGGGGCCGAGGAGGCGACCGCGTGA
- a CDS encoding MGMT family protein, producing MDTHDPSDAADPEAYVEAVLRIAESVPPGRVTSYGVVAAAVGRGGPRQVGRVMATYGAAVPWWRVIRADGTVAPGLEHRAREHYLEEGTPLRGDLDGPLRVDVRAAAWDPLRAV from the coding sequence GTGGACACGCACGACCCTTCCGACGCCGCCGACCCCGAGGCGTACGTCGAGGCCGTGCTGCGGATCGCCGAGTCGGTCCCGCCCGGCCGGGTCACGTCGTACGGGGTGGTGGCCGCCGCCGTCGGACGCGGAGGGCCGCGGCAGGTCGGCCGGGTGATGGCGACCTACGGGGCGGCCGTGCCGTGGTGGCGCGTGATCCGTGCCGACGGGACGGTGGCACCGGGATTGGAGCACCGGGCGCGCGAGCACTACCTCGAGGAGGGGACGCCGTTGCGTGGAGATCTCGACGGCCCGCTGCGGGTCGACGTGCGCGCCGCCGCCTGGGATCCCCTTCGCGCCGTGTGA
- the moeZ gene encoding adenylyltransferase/sulfurtransferase MoeZ codes for MALAPLVEPADELTVDEVRRYSRHLIIPDVGMAGQKRLKNAKVLVIGAGGLGSPALLYLAAAGVGTIGIVEFDEVDESNLQRQVIHGQSDVGRSKAQSAKDSVAEINPYVDVVLHETRLDVDNVLEIFADYDLILDGTDNFATRYLVNDAAVILGKPYVWGSIYRFEGQVSVFWAQEGPQYRDLYPEPPPPGMVPSCAEGGVLGVLCASIGSVMVNEAIKMITGIGDPLIGRLLVFDALEMRWTELKIRRDPNGVVPTELLEDYEAFCGVLSDDAAEAAADSTISVATLEGWLKEREEGSRSFVLVDVREPNEYEINKIPGSVLIPKGDFLAGNALEQLPQDQQVVLHCKSGQRSAEVLAIVKGAGLEDAVHVGGGVVAWVNQIDPSQPAY; via the coding sequence GTGGCACTAGCACCCCTGGTCGAGCCCGCTGACGAGCTGACCGTCGACGAGGTTCGCCGCTACAGCCGGCACCTGATCATCCCCGACGTGGGCATGGCCGGGCAGAAGCGGCTGAAGAACGCGAAGGTCCTCGTGATCGGCGCGGGCGGACTCGGCAGCCCGGCGCTGCTGTACCTCGCGGCGGCCGGCGTCGGCACGATCGGCATCGTCGAGTTCGACGAGGTCGACGAGTCGAACCTCCAGCGCCAGGTGATCCACGGCCAGAGCGACGTCGGCCGGTCCAAGGCCCAGTCCGCGAAGGACTCGGTCGCGGAGATCAACCCGTACGTCGACGTGGTCCTGCACGAGACCCGGCTCGACGTCGACAACGTGCTCGAGATCTTCGCCGACTACGACCTGATCCTCGACGGCACCGACAACTTCGCCACCCGCTACCTGGTCAACGACGCCGCGGTGATCCTCGGCAAGCCGTACGTGTGGGGCTCGATCTACCGCTTCGAGGGCCAGGTCTCGGTGTTCTGGGCCCAGGAGGGTCCCCAGTACCGCGACCTCTACCCCGAGCCCCCGCCGCCGGGCATGGTGCCGTCCTGCGCCGAGGGCGGCGTGCTCGGCGTGCTGTGCGCGTCGATCGGCTCGGTGATGGTCAACGAGGCGATCAAGATGATCACCGGGATCGGCGACCCGCTGATCGGCCGGCTGCTCGTCTTCGACGCGCTCGAGATGCGCTGGACCGAGCTGAAGATCCGCCGCGACCCGAACGGCGTCGTCCCGACCGAGCTGCTCGAGGACTACGAGGCGTTCTGCGGCGTGCTGTCCGACGACGCGGCGGAGGCCGCCGCCGACTCGACCATCTCCGTCGCCACCCTCGAGGGCTGGCTGAAGGAGCGCGAGGAGGGCAGCCGCAGCTTCGTGCTGGTCGACGTCCGCGAGCCCAACGAGTACGAGATCAACAAGATCCCGGGCTCGGTGCTGATCCCGAAGGGCGACTTCCTCGCCGGCAACGCGCTCGAGCAGCTGCCGCAGGACCAGCAGGTCGTGCTGCACTGCAAGTCGGGACAGCGCTCGGCCGAGGTGCTGGCGATCGTCAAGGGTGCCGGCCTCGAGGACGCGGTCCACGTCGGCGGCGGCGTCGTGGCCTGGGTGAACCAGATCGACCCGTCCCAGCCCGCGTACTGA
- a CDS encoding TetR/AcrR family transcriptional regulator, whose product MSETTTSDRPRGGRLPRSARRAQLLEAARGVFVDNGYHAAAMDDIAERAGVSKPVLYQHFPGKLELYLALLDSACDTVVDAVRDALASTDDNKERVQATIEVFYNYVASDQAAFRLVFESDITSDPEVRRRVDRVNEETAKAIAEVIHDDTKLPPVASELLAVSLVGMAHVGARYWLDQSSELSREHAVAMVSALSWRGISGFPRTDEPGDD is encoded by the coding sequence GTGAGCGAGACCACCACGAGCGACCGACCGCGCGGCGGACGGCTCCCCCGCAGCGCCCGCCGGGCCCAGCTCCTCGAAGCAGCACGCGGCGTGTTCGTCGACAACGGCTACCACGCGGCGGCCATGGACGACATCGCCGAGCGGGCCGGCGTCAGCAAGCCGGTGCTGTACCAGCACTTCCCGGGCAAGCTGGAGCTCTACCTCGCCCTGCTCGACTCGGCGTGCGACACCGTGGTGGACGCCGTCCGCGACGCACTCGCCTCGACCGACGACAACAAAGAACGCGTCCAGGCCACGATCGAGGTGTTCTACAACTACGTGGCGAGCGACCAGGCGGCGTTCCGGCTGGTCTTCGAGTCGGACATCACCAGCGACCCCGAGGTACGTCGACGCGTGGATCGTGTCAACGAGGAGACGGCCAAGGCGATCGCCGAGGTGATCCACGACGACACGAAGCTTCCGCCGGTCGCCTCGGAGCTCCTCGCGGTCAGCCTCGTCGGGATGGCGCACGTCGGAGCCCGCTACTGGCTGGACCAGAGCTCGGAGCTCTCCCGCGAGCACGCGGTCGCGATGGTCAGTGCGCTGTCGTGGCGCGGCATCTCGGGATTCCCCCGCACCGACGAGCCCGGCGACGACTGA
- a CDS encoding DUF3107 domain-containing protein, with translation MEIRIGVQHSARELSLETSDSREDILKAFSQAQDGDGLLAITDDRGRSVVVPVAKVAYLEFSGEGGRRVGFDT, from the coding sequence GTGGAGATCCGGATCGGCGTCCAGCACTCGGCCCGTGAGCTGTCCCTGGAGACCAGCGACAGCCGTGAGGACATCCTCAAGGCGTTCAGCCAGGCCCAGGACGGTGACGGCCTGCTGGCGATCACCGACGACCGTGGACGCAGCGTCGTCGTGCCGGTCGCGAAGGTCGCCTACCTGGAGTTCTCCGGCGAGGGCGGCCGCCGGGTCGGCTTCGACACCTGA
- a CDS encoding ArsA family ATPase, with translation MLLRLAAERRVLFVGGKGGVGKTSVASAVALERARDGGRVLVVSTDPAHNLGHLWDRPLGDEPTTVVAVADGARAGGGAARVDGRGGGVDAVEIDPARTVETHLAGVRSTMLRLLPERLHGQVEQHLAFAREAPGTYESAILDRLAECVEAGLDAYDLVVVDTAPTGHTLRLLALPAQLTSWTETLLASRDRAERFGAAVRGLGGRRAADVDVDAELRRVLVRRRRRFATLRDVVGDPGRTSFVIVGVAEPMPVAESLALDAELASLGVDVSAVVVNRRSPADAGELLAQRRRAEDQQLRVLRAGLEAGSGARAGGGPDVVELPLLAGDLVGEPGVAAIGAAIRAAG, from the coding sequence GTGCTGCTGAGACTGGCCGCCGAGCGGCGCGTCCTGTTCGTGGGCGGCAAGGGCGGCGTCGGCAAGACCTCCGTCGCCTCGGCCGTCGCGCTCGAGCGCGCTCGAGACGGCGGCCGCGTGCTGGTGGTGTCCACGGACCCGGCGCACAACCTCGGTCACCTCTGGGACCGCCCGCTGGGTGACGAGCCGACGACGGTGGTCGCGGTCGCCGACGGTGCGCGGGCCGGCGGCGGTGCCGCGCGGGTCGACGGCCGCGGCGGTGGCGTCGACGCGGTCGAGATCGACCCGGCGCGGACGGTGGAGACCCACCTCGCCGGGGTCCGCTCGACGATGCTGCGGCTGCTCCCCGAGCGGTTGCACGGCCAGGTCGAGCAGCACCTCGCGTTCGCGCGGGAGGCGCCGGGGACCTACGAGTCGGCGATCCTGGACCGGCTCGCCGAGTGCGTCGAGGCGGGCCTGGACGCGTACGACCTGGTCGTGGTCGACACCGCGCCGACCGGTCACACCCTGCGGCTGCTCGCCCTGCCCGCGCAGCTCACCTCGTGGACGGAGACGCTGCTCGCCAGCCGCGACCGTGCCGAGCGGTTCGGCGCGGCCGTGCGTGGCTTGGGCGGGCGCCGGGCGGCGGACGTCGACGTCGACGCCGAGCTGCGGCGGGTGCTCGTGCGGCGCCGACGGCGGTTCGCGACGTTGCGCGACGTGGTCGGGGACCCGGGGCGGACGTCGTTCGTGATCGTGGGCGTCGCCGAGCCGATGCCGGTCGCGGAGTCCCTCGCCCTCGACGCCGAGCTCGCCTCGCTGGGGGTCGACGTGAGCGCCGTCGTGGTCAACCGGCGCTCACCGGCTGACGCGGGCGAGCTGCTGGCGCAGCGACGCCGTGCGGAGGACCAGCAGCTGCGCGTCCTGCGAGCCGGCCTGGAGGCGGGGTCAGGAGCACGGGCCGGCGGCGGGCCGGACGTGGTCGAGCTGCCGCTGCTGGCCGGCGACCTCGTGGGTGAGCCGGGCGTGGCCGCGATCGGTGCGGCGATCCGGGCAGCGGGCTGA
- a CDS encoding cory-CC-star protein: MSDASSSGPAGSRLRDRWSAFTAGLQEFYAGPYRRTFARAQRDEDDLFMLVVLADALGVPDPAAYHSVELVPALYPEFHAWHRRAGLERSPLEHVGCC, encoded by the coding sequence GTGAGCGACGCGTCGTCCAGCGGTCCTGCAGGCAGTCGCCTGCGGGACCGCTGGTCCGCGTTCACCGCCGGCCTCCAGGAGTTCTACGCCGGCCCGTACCGCCGTACGTTCGCCCGTGCGCAGCGCGACGAGGACGATCTCTTCATGCTCGTCGTGCTCGCCGACGCCCTCGGGGTCCCGGATCCCGCCGCGTACCACTCCGTCGAGCTCGTCCCGGCGCTCTACCCGGAGTTCCACGCGTGGCATCGCCGGGCCGGGCTGGAGCGCTCGCCGTTGGAGCACGTCGGGTGCTGCTGA